A part of Rhopalosiphum maidis isolate BTI-1 chromosome 3, ASM367621v3, whole genome shotgun sequence genomic DNA contains:
- the LOC113555970 gene encoding adipocyte plasma membrane-associated protein-like translates to MTIAKLMLKLGIYSSALVGFFTLLPLMQNVTFTEYSVTPPRPFTGPLALNDKLSGISKLFEDQIVGPEGLLYHNNTLYTTLHYGHVVKIVNNEIVPVVKFGKVCDGLYEEHVCGRPLGLTMDKSGFLYVADAYYGIFKVNLNSKFYGAKEQLVSMDEDIDGARPKIPNSVVVTSDGTVYWTDSDSNYKLYDGVYTLFVDGTGRLLKYDPKTKKNTVLMKNLQFANGVQLSNDESFLLVAETEKYRVLKYYLKGPKAGKSEIFIDGLPGMPDNIKRNDKGSFYIPLVIARIPIFDNIGEYPTIRMMVTKFLGIIDFTLLKINSLYPNLYCKEAMRWVGHFESMSLIKSLSKQRISILKVNEKGQLLSSYHSLDGKISGICDVEVIGDKLYLGSPFNNFLGVVKIPQGF, encoded by the exons ATG ACGATTGCAAAGTTGATGTTAAAATTGGGTATTTATTCATCGGCGCTGGTCGGCTTCTTCACTCTGCTGCCTTTAATGCAAAACGTCACTTTCACGGAATATAG TGTCACACCTCCAAGACCTTTTACAGGACCATTAgcgttaaatgataaattatcagGTATATCAAAACTTTTTGAGGATCAAATTGTAGGACCTGAAGGTCTGTTGTATCATAACAACACCTTGTATACAACATTACATTATGGTCATgttgttaaaattgttaataatgaaatagttCCTGTTGTGAAATTTGGAAAAGTCTGTG ATGGATTATATGAAGAACATGTTTGTGGACGTCCACTTGGCCTAACTATGGATAAATCAGGATTTTTATATGTAGCTGATgcctattatggtatttttaaagtgaatttaaattcaaaattctatg gtgcAAAAGAGCAGTTAGTTTCAATGGATGAAGATATTGATGGTGCACGTCCTAAAATACCAAATTCGGTTGTAGTAACTTCTGATGGTACCGTGTACTGGACTGACTCTGattcaaactataaattatatgatggagtttatacattatttgttgATGGTACTGGAAG attattgaaatatgatccaaaaactaaaaaaaatacagtgttAATGAAAAATCTTCAATTTGCAAACGGTGTGCAATTATCAAATGATGAATCATTCCTATTGGTGGCTGAAACTGAAAAATATCGTGTACTTAA gtattatttgaAAGGACCTAAAGCAGGAAAAAgcgaaatatttattgatggtTTACCAGGAATgccagataatattaaaagaaatgaCAAAGGGTCATTTTATATTCCATTAGTTATTGCAAGAATcccaatttttgataatattggtGAATATCCAACTATTAGAATGATGGTTACCAAATTTCTtggaataattgattttacattgCTAAAGATCAATTCATTATATCCTAATTTATATTGCAAAGAAGCTATGCGTTGg gttGGACATTTTGAATCCATGTCATTAATCAAATCATTAAGCAAACAAcgaatttctattttaaaagttaatgaaaAGGGCCAACTATTATCGAGTTACCATTCTTTAGATGGAAAGATATCTGGAATATGTGATGTTGAAGTGATCggtgataaattatatctgGGCTCACCATTTAACAACTTTTTGGGAGTTGTTAAAATTCCACAAggattttaa